Below is a window of Leishmania panamensis strain MHOM/PA/94/PSC-1 chromosome 30 sequence DNA.
GCTCGAAAGAAGCGAGTGATGTCTTCGATAGTCGTCCTGAGAAGGTGACGCGCCTGTCGTGGCGAAGCGGGTCTCGGTAAATGGACTCGGTGGGTACACCTCCTCACTACTCACAGCACGCAACCTCTCCATTATAAGACACCACAGAGCTCCGTGctggaaggaggggggtggcaCCGAACtaccccaccctctctcacgGGCACCCATCAGCAGCTGGCGAGTCGCTTGCATTGACCGGCGTGCAATTTGAGTtgtcgccatcgctgcccTCATCACCAtcgtccctctcctcatctgATCCGGCCTCGCCCACTCGCCGGCGCTTTCGCCGTCCCTTCATCACTTGTCGGGTGCGGCGCGTCGGCAGTGCGTTGTCAATCGCCTGTGCCCAGTCTGGGGTCCCTGCGGCGCGCAGATGCTCATATTGGATGAGCACCTCTACTACGTGATTGATCGTCAGCACTTTGCACCGGTTGCCGAGCACCACACTCTCCCTGATGGGCAGTCGAGCCGTGCGCACGCCATGGCGTTGCGCGGAGGCATAGCTCAGCCCCTTGTGCGCGTTATGGTCTACGAAGGCACCAACAATGTATGCTGTGCCGGGATCAATGCTGGTGAGGGCATCTGGTGCGTCAGCGGTGAGGAAAACCACCTGATTCGGCTCGAAGAGCACACTccagtgctgcgcctgcgtgaCAACAGGTGGGAATCGGCGAAAGCCCTCAAAGTTTTCGAGAgtctgcagcaccgcagcctGGGCAGTGACGTCGTGCTCGGTGTCACTGGCCTCCTTGCCCATCAGCGACGTAATGATGGGGCGAAAGGGGAAGCCGGCAGTGCGCAGGG
It encodes the following:
- a CDS encoding hypothetical protein (TriTrypDB/GeneDB-style sysID: LpmP.30.3030), which translates into the protein MSRAAAAAATSPAMPCVSSSSLTSDIDAHIPNAHDARDGVTEASHSTLAEPRRQRKLWTEDEKRRFWRQKKLKKRERRKAVAADRQKAQQELWEHLSEEEKEARRTEATLLHERRRQAEAALVSRCEAQLANPHVPAIVFDLSFAWCMTVANTKSTVSQVKFSYSALRTAGFPFRPIITSLMGKEASDTEHDVTAQAAVLQTLENFEGFRRFPPVVTQAQHWSVLFEPNQVVFLTADAPDALTSIDPGTAYIVGAFVDHNAHKGLSYASAQRHGVRTARLPIRESVVLGNRCKVLTINHVVEVLIQYEHLRAAGTPDWAQAIDNALPTRRTRQVMKGRRKRRRVGEAGSDEERDDGDEGSDGDNSNCTPVNASDSPAADGCP